From a region of the Cygnus atratus isolate AKBS03 ecotype Queensland, Australia chromosome 3, CAtr_DNAZoo_HiC_assembly, whole genome shotgun sequence genome:
- the WASF1 gene encoding actin-binding protein WASF1: MPLVKRNIDPRHLCHTALPRGIKNELECVTNISLANIIRQLSSLSKYAEDIFGELFNEAHSFSFRVNSLQERVDRLSVSVTQLDPKEEELSLQDITMRKAFRSSTIQDQQLFDRKTLPIPLQETYDICEQPPPLNILTPYRDDGKEGLKFYTNPSYFFDLWKEKMLQDTEDKRKEKRKQKQKNLDRPHEPEKVPRAPHDRRREWQKLAQGPELAEDDANLLHKHIEVANGPASHFESRSQAYVDHMDGSYSLSALPYSQMSELLNRAEERVLVRPHEPPPPPPMHGAGDVKPVPPCVSSTPGLVENRPQSPATGRTPVFVSPTPPPPPPPPLPSALSTSSLRAAMTSTPPPPVPPPPPPPAAALQAPAVPPPPAPLQIAPGVLHPAPPPIAPPLAQPSPPVTRAAQVCEAVPVHPVPPQGEVQGLPPPPPPPPLPPPGIRPSSPVTVAAISHPPPVLHPPPTTIVPGPHAPLMPPSPPAQVIPAPEPKRHPSTLPVISDARSVLLEAIRKGIQLRKVEEQREQEAKHERIENDVATILSRRIAVEYSDSEDDSEFDEVDWLE; encoded by the exons GTAAATATGCTGAAGATATATTTGGTGAACTTTTCAACGAAGCACACAGTTTCTCATTTAGAGTCAACTCCCTACAAGAACGTGTGGATCGCCTATCTGTCAGTGTTACGCAACTTGATCCAAAGGAAGAAGAAC TGTCATTGCAGGACATTACAATGAGGAAAGCTTTCCGCAGTTCCACAATTCAAGATCAGCAGCTGTTTGACCGCAAAACTCTGCCTATTCCTTTGCAAGAAACTTACGACATTTGTGAGCAGCCTCCTCCACTTAACATTCTCACCCCTTACAG GGATGATGGAAAAGAGGGTTTGAAGTTTTATACCAATCCTTCATACTTCTTTGacctgtggaaggaaaaaatgttgcagGACACTGAggacaaaagaaaggaaaagaggaagcagaag cagaaaaatctaGATCGTCCTCATGAACCAGAAAAAGTGCCAAGGGCACCTCATGACAGACGGAGGGAGTGGCAGAAGTTAGCCCAAGGTCCGGAGCTCGCAGAAGACGATGCTAACCTCTTACATAAGCATATTGAAGTTGCTAATGGCCCAGCTTCACATTTTGAATCAAG ATCTCAAGCATATGTGGACCATATGGATGGATCGTATTCTCTTTCTGCATTACCCTATAGCCAGATGTCTGAACTTCTGAACAGAGCTGAGGAGCGCGTGTTGGTCCGGCCACATGAaccaccaccaccgcctccaATGCATGGAGCAGGAGATGTGAAACCTGTGCCTCCTTGTGTTAG TTCCACACCTGGCTTGGTAGAAAACCGTCCTCAATCACCAGCAACAGGCAGAACACCCGTGTTTGTGAGccccactcctcctcctccaccaccaccacctcttcCATCTGCTTTGTCCACTTCGTCATTAAGAGCTGCAATGACCTCCACTCCTCCCCCCCCAGTcccacctcctccaccccctcctgctgctgctctgcaggctccAGCCGTGCCACCTCCACCAGCACCTCTCCAGATAGCTCCTGGAGTCCTACATCCAGCTCCACCTCCAATTGCTCCTCCCCTAGCACAGCCCTCTCCCCCTGTCACTAGAGCTGCACAAGTGTGTGAAGCTGTACCAGTTCACCCAGTTCCTCCCCAAGGTGAAGTACAAGGACTTCCTCCAccacccccacctcctcccttgCCTCCTCCTGGCATTCGACCCTCCTCTCCTGTCACGGTTGCAGCCATTTCTCACCCTCCCCCTGTTCTGCACCCTCCTCCCACAACCATTGTCCCTGGCCCTCATGCCCCCCTGATGCCTCCATCTCCACCAGCCCAAGTGATTCCTGCTCCTGAACCCAAACGCCATCCTTCAACTCTTCCTGTGATCAGTGATGCTAGAAGCGTTCTGCTGGAAGCAATACGAAAAG gtATTCAGCTGCGCAAAGTTGAAGAGCAACGTGAACAAGAAGCTAAACATGAGCGTATTGAGAATGATGTTGCTACTATACTTTCTCGTCGCATTGCTGTGGAATACAGTGATTCAGAAGATGATTCAGAATTTGATGAAGTGGATTGGTTAGAGTAA